One genomic region from Xyrauchen texanus isolate HMW12.3.18 chromosome 16, RBS_HiC_50CHRs, whole genome shotgun sequence encodes:
- the ctage5 gene encoding melanoma inhibitory activity protein 2 isoform X2, translated as MAAVDASLLFYVILSVLHQGLGLISDYKVCGDPECASMMSRVQAQRDHITQDCRFLNFKKGDMITVYYKLLGKRSDLWAGSIDKLFGLFPKNAVKVDQRFVNEKMEIQVPTQEYDFFCIDENGLVIESNTEFDDLEDDELTQETQEADIKEADDKLINKEDNDPGKTSVEYVSDQNGPKTTEKGIHQEECVHEACLNFYTNTLISSQEAENNQITEEKSDIYDLKNTRNESDSEEQDQLENRIKQGQEVEDVQTTDQEIIQFDVWGASETKKTTSQLNSVLVPEENDDSEESQTDEGDFYQLAAFIGEVTINELTSIMEKVVSALPDDIRPGPDLYGLPWEAVVFTVFLGLFTLLLFSCRFIQSIKSRLYASKEKKMAQKVAELLDEKCKVLETISEVKQKYEKLEFTLQNSGMSAQAVEKDSLEESSQKLEQSNTQMKKEIERLQEELSHQNKARKQQEDQLAELEQTLRNLEEEAKERKSQLEQDNTTLKIHEINTERLQKNLQVAKEEHVMLLESKEQLVQEAEGWGERLSELEEEMKMCERSHAGMLEDCANKDERINSLTDCLLKMRDLDSEDEKSVDSSNNTSGTENGDRSDFHQKQKIQKLIEAAKMSADLKSMEEDKNRVFAKLTDEIKAKEDLQEGIQQLEEKKEMFESESARFSSESQKLQQKLQIMTEMYQENELKLHRLLTVEEKERLQKEEKLDKAGKKINLAAEELNTYRQRGKDLEEELERTSHAYKNQITSHEKKAHDNWLAARAADRDLADVKRENANIRQRLADAQFRLEILEKDPYAREDRPLFRGERSPYGPSPLGRPSSETRAFLSPPTLMDGPLRLSPQFVMGPGGRASRGVVERSSGRPDFEQSGAHSDSGSLSPSWDRDHRGPPGPTGHPLTDPGMPYRRPPPGPYPMGPLPPRPPLRPEPYFGDRSDSSFLRNSSAISENDNREGPHSLPGDMRMPPHQDTRMGPPQGPLLMGMPPLMDPRDPHFPHRGPYGPPEFFPPRGPGGPSIGMRGPLPPGMFPRVPQPLPQQMGYLPQRPPYDGFPPAPLPRPSPPGSEQPPGQSPSPHDVI; from the exons ATGGCAGCTGTGGATGCAtcccttttgttttatgttatactCAGTGTTTTACACCAGGGTTTAGGTTTAATATCAGATTACAAAGTATGTGGAGACCCTGAATGTGCAA GTATGATGAGTCGTGTACAGGCACAAAGAGACCATATTACACAAGACTGCCGGTTTCTGAACTTCAAAAAAGGAGATATGATAACGGTTTATTACAAACTCCTAGGAAAAAGAAGTGATCTTTGGGCAGGAAGT ATAGACAAGCTGTTTGGATTATtccccaaaaatgctgtcaaagtTGATCAACGTTTTGTTAATGAGAAAATGGAAATCCAAGTGCCCACCCAG GAATATGACTTCTTCTGCATTGATGAAAATGGTTTAGTGATTGAGAGTAACACTGAATTTGATGATCTGGAAGATGATGAGCTGACTCAAGAAACCCAAGAGGCAGATATCAAAGAAGCTGATGATAAACTTATTAATAAAGAAGACAATGACCCTGGCAAGACTTCTGTTGAATATGTTTCTGATCAAAATGGCCCAAAGACAACAGAAAAAG GGATCCACCAAGAAGAATGTGTCCACGAAGCATGTCTCAATTTTTATACAAATACACTAATCTCATCACAAGAGGctgaaaataatcaaattacAGAGGAAAAATCAGATATATATGACTTAAAAAATACAAGAAATGAGTCAGACTCTGAGGAGCAGGACCAATTGGAGAACAGAATTAAGCAGGGTCAAGAGGTGGAGGATGTTCAGACCACTGATCAGGAAATAATACAATTTGATGTCTGGGGAGCTTCAGAAACCAAGAAAACTACTTCCCAATTAAACAGTGTCCTAGTTCCTGAGGAGAATGATGATTCTGAAGAATCACAGACTG ATGAAGGGGATTTTTATCAGCTAGCAGCTTTTATTGGTGAAGTCACAATTAATGAACTTACTTCTATAATGGAAAAG GTTGTGTCAGCACTTCCTGATGACATCCGGCCTGGCCCGGACTTATATGGACTGCCATGGGAAGCTGTggttttcactgtgtttttaggttTATTCACTCTGCTTCTGTTCAGCTGCAGGTTCATTCAGTCC ATCAAAAGCAGACTATATGCAA GTAAAGAGAAGAAAATGGCACAGAAAGTGGCAGAACTGCTTGATGAAAAGTGCAAAGTGCTGGAGACAATAAGTGAGGTCAAGCAGAAG TATGAGAAACTGGAATTCACACTGCAGAACAGTGGCATGTCTGCTCAAGCAGTAGAAAAAGACAGTTTAGAG GAGTCATCACAGAAACTTGAACAATCAAATACCCAGATGAAAAAGGAAATTGAAAGGCTACAAGAAGAGCTGTCACACCAAAATAAAGCAAGAAAACAGCAAGAGGATCAG CTTGCTGAGTTAGAGCAGACCTTAAGGAATTTGGAAGAAGAAGCTAAAGAACGAAAATCACAATTAGAACAG GACAACACAACACTGAAGATCCATGAGATCAACACAGAGCGACTGCAGAAAAACCTGCAGGTGGCCAAAGAAGAGCATGTAATGTTGCTGGAGAGTAAAGAACAG CTGGTGCAGGAGGCTGAGGGCTGGGGGGAGCGTCTCAGTGAGTTGGAGGAGGAGATGAAGATGTGTGAAAGATCTCATGCTGGCATGCTGGAGGACTGTGCTAATAAAGATGAACGCATTAAT TCTCTGACAGATTGCCTTTTGAAGATGAGAGATTTGGATTCAGAGGATGAGAAGAGCGTTGACAGTAGTAATAACACTTCTGGAACAGAGAATGGAGACCGCTCAG ATTTCCATCAGAAACAGAAAATACAGAAACTTATTGAAGCGGCCAAG ATGAGTGCAGACTTGAAGTCCATGGAGGAGGACAAGAACAGAGTATTTGCCAAACTCACTGATGAAATAAAAGCCAAAGAAGATCTTCAAG AGGGGATCCAACAGCTTGAGGAGAAGAAGGAGATGTTTGAGTCAGAGAGTGCCAGATTCTCCAGTGAAAGCCAGAAACTCCAGCAGAAACTGCAGATCATGACTGAGATGTACCAGGAGAATGAACTTAAACTGCACAG ATTGTTAACGGTGGAGGAGAAGGAACGCTTGCAGAAAGAGGAGAAACTGGACAAGGCAGGAAAGAAGATCAATCTCGCTGCTGAGGAGCTCAACACTTACAG ACAAAGAGGCAAAGACCTGGAGGAGGAACTGGAGAGGACTTCACATGCTTACAAGAATCAG ATTACTTCACATGAGAAAAAGGCCCATGATAACTGG cTGGCTGCAAGAGCAGCGGATAGAGATCTAGCTGATGTGAAGAGAGAAAACGCCAATATCCGTCAGAG GCTGGCTGATGCACAGTTTAGGTTGGAGATACTTGAAAAGGATCCGTATGCACGAGAGGACAGGCCTCTTTTTAGAG GTGAGAGGTCTCCATATGGACCATCTCCTCTGGGCCGACCTTCCTCAGAAACTCGGGCATTCCTGTCCCCACCAACACTAATGGACGGCCCCCTTCGACTTTCACCACAGTTTGTCATGGGCCCTGGTGGCAGAG CATCCCGAGGTGTGGTAGAGCGCTCTAGTGGTAGGCCAGACTTTGAGCAGAGTGGTGCACACTCTGATAGTGGCTCACTGTCTCCCTCCTGGGACAGGGATCACAGGGGCCCTCCTGGTCCTACAG GTCACCCGCTCACAGATCCAGGTATGCCATACAGGAGACCCCCTCCAGGGCCGTACCCTATGGGCCCTTTGCCCCCTAGACCACCACTTCGTCCCGAGCCATACTTTGGTGACAGATCAG ATTCATCATTTTTGAGAAACAGCTCAGCTATCAGTGAGAATGATAACAGAGAA GGTCCTCACTCTTTGCCTGGTGACATGAGAATGCCCCCTCATCAAGATACAAGAATGGGGCCCCCTCAGGGCCCCCTTCTAATGGGAATGCCCCCACTGATGGACCCTAGGGACCCTCATTTCCCACATAGGGGCCCTTATGGACCTCCGGAGTTCTTTCCACCCCGTGGGCCCGGTGGTCCCTCCATAGGCA TGCGAGGGCCACTTCCCCCTGGAATGTTTCCCAGAGTTCCTCAACCGCTCCCTCAACAAATGGGCTATCTGCCACAGAGACCTCCATATGACGGTTTCCCTCCTGCACCGCTTCCCAGGCCCTCCCCACCAGGAAGTGAGCAGCCCCCAGGCCAGTCGCCCTCTCCACATGATGTTATCTGA
- the ctage5 gene encoding melanoma inhibitory activity protein 2 isoform X3, whose translation MSDDFMAESVVTEVTDMRGAAKVYYTLAVEKIRDVVSALPDDIRPGPDLYGLPWEAVVFTVFLGLFTLLLFSCRFIQSIKSRLYASKEKKMAQKVAELLDEKCKVLETISEVKQKYEKLEFTLQNSGMSAQAVEKDSLEESSQKLEQSNTQMKKEIERLQEELSHQNKARKQQEDQLAELEQTLRNLEEEAKERKSQLEQDNTTLKIHEINTERLQKNLQVAKEEHVMLLESKEQLVQEAEGWGERLSELEEEMKMCERSHAGMLEDCANKDERINSLTDCLLKMRDLDSEDEKSVDSSNNTSGTENGDRSDFHQKQKIQKLIEAAKMSADLKSMEEDKNRVFAKLTDEIKAKEDLQEGIQQLEEKKEMFESESARFSSESQKLQQKLQIMTEMYQENELKLHRLLTVEEKERLQKEEKLDKAGKKINLAAEELNTYRQRGKDLEEELERTSHAYKNQITSHEKKAHDNWLAARAADRDLADVKRENANIRQRLADAQFRLEILEKDPYAREDRPLFRGERSPYGPSPLGRPSSETRAFLSPPTLMDGPLRLSPQFVMGPGGRASRGVVERSSGRPDFEQSGAHSDSGSLSPSWDRDHRGPPGPTGHPLTDPGMPYRRPPPGPYPMGPLPPRPPLRPEPYFGDRSDSSFLRNSSAISENDNREGPHSLPGDMRMPPHQDTRMGPPQGPLLMGMPPLMDPRDPHFPHRGPYGPPEFFPPRGPGGPSIGMRGPLPPGMFPRVPQPLPQQMGYLPQRPPYDGFPPAPLPRPSPPGSEQPPGQSPSPHDVI comes from the exons ATGTCAGACGACTTCATGGCCGAGTCGGTCGTCACGGAAGTGACTGACATGAGAGGAGCGGCGAAGGTTTACTACACACTCGCCGTGGAGAAAATCAGAGAC GTTGTGTCAGCACTTCCTGATGACATCCGGCCTGGCCCGGACTTATATGGACTGCCATGGGAAGCTGTggttttcactgtgtttttaggttTATTCACTCTGCTTCTGTTCAGCTGCAGGTTCATTCAGTCC ATCAAAAGCAGACTATATGCAA GTAAAGAGAAGAAAATGGCACAGAAAGTGGCAGAACTGCTTGATGAAAAGTGCAAAGTGCTGGAGACAATAAGTGAGGTCAAGCAGAAG TATGAGAAACTGGAATTCACACTGCAGAACAGTGGCATGTCTGCTCAAGCAGTAGAAAAAGACAGTTTAGAG GAGTCATCACAGAAACTTGAACAATCAAATACCCAGATGAAAAAGGAAATTGAAAGGCTACAAGAAGAGCTGTCACACCAAAATAAAGCAAGAAAACAGCAAGAGGATCAG CTTGCTGAGTTAGAGCAGACCTTAAGGAATTTGGAAGAAGAAGCTAAAGAACGAAAATCACAATTAGAACAG GACAACACAACACTGAAGATCCATGAGATCAACACAGAGCGACTGCAGAAAAACCTGCAGGTGGCCAAAGAAGAGCATGTAATGTTGCTGGAGAGTAAAGAACAG CTGGTGCAGGAGGCTGAGGGCTGGGGGGAGCGTCTCAGTGAGTTGGAGGAGGAGATGAAGATGTGTGAAAGATCTCATGCTGGCATGCTGGAGGACTGTGCTAATAAAGATGAACGCATTAAT TCTCTGACAGATTGCCTTTTGAAGATGAGAGATTTGGATTCAGAGGATGAGAAGAGCGTTGACAGTAGTAATAACACTTCTGGAACAGAGAATGGAGACCGCTCAG ATTTCCATCAGAAACAGAAAATACAGAAACTTATTGAAGCGGCCAAG ATGAGTGCAGACTTGAAGTCCATGGAGGAGGACAAGAACAGAGTATTTGCCAAACTCACTGATGAAATAAAAGCCAAAGAAGATCTTCAAG AGGGGATCCAACAGCTTGAGGAGAAGAAGGAGATGTTTGAGTCAGAGAGTGCCAGATTCTCCAGTGAAAGCCAGAAACTCCAGCAGAAACTGCAGATCATGACTGAGATGTACCAGGAGAATGAACTTAAACTGCACAG ATTGTTAACGGTGGAGGAGAAGGAACGCTTGCAGAAAGAGGAGAAACTGGACAAGGCAGGAAAGAAGATCAATCTCGCTGCTGAGGAGCTCAACACTTACAG ACAAAGAGGCAAAGACCTGGAGGAGGAACTGGAGAGGACTTCACATGCTTACAAGAATCAG ATTACTTCACATGAGAAAAAGGCCCATGATAACTGG cTGGCTGCAAGAGCAGCGGATAGAGATCTAGCTGATGTGAAGAGAGAAAACGCCAATATCCGTCAGAG GCTGGCTGATGCACAGTTTAGGTTGGAGATACTTGAAAAGGATCCGTATGCACGAGAGGACAGGCCTCTTTTTAGAG GTGAGAGGTCTCCATATGGACCATCTCCTCTGGGCCGACCTTCCTCAGAAACTCGGGCATTCCTGTCCCCACCAACACTAATGGACGGCCCCCTTCGACTTTCACCACAGTTTGTCATGGGCCCTGGTGGCAGAG CATCCCGAGGTGTGGTAGAGCGCTCTAGTGGTAGGCCAGACTTTGAGCAGAGTGGTGCACACTCTGATAGTGGCTCACTGTCTCCCTCCTGGGACAGGGATCACAGGGGCCCTCCTGGTCCTACAG GTCACCCGCTCACAGATCCAGGTATGCCATACAGGAGACCCCCTCCAGGGCCGTACCCTATGGGCCCTTTGCCCCCTAGACCACCACTTCGTCCCGAGCCATACTTTGGTGACAGATCAG ATTCATCATTTTTGAGAAACAGCTCAGCTATCAGTGAGAATGATAACAGAGAA GGTCCTCACTCTTTGCCTGGTGACATGAGAATGCCCCCTCATCAAGATACAAGAATGGGGCCCCCTCAGGGCCCCCTTCTAATGGGAATGCCCCCACTGATGGACCCTAGGGACCCTCATTTCCCACATAGGGGCCCTTATGGACCTCCGGAGTTCTTTCCACCCCGTGGGCCCGGTGGTCCCTCCATAGGCA TGCGAGGGCCACTTCCCCCTGGAATGTTTCCCAGAGTTCCTCAACCGCTCCCTCAACAAATGGGCTATCTGCCACAGAGACCTCCATATGACGGTTTCCCTCCTGCACCGCTTCCCAGGCCCTCCCCACCAGGAAGTGAGCAGCCCCCAGGCCAGTCGCCCTCTCCACATGATGTTATCTGA
- the ctage5 gene encoding cTAGE family member 2 isoform X1, with product MAAVDASLLFYVILSVLHQGLGLISDYKVCGDPECASMMSRVQAQRDHITQDCRFLNFKKGDMITVYYKLLGKRSDLWAGSIDKLFGLFPKNAVKVDQRFVNEKMEIQVPTQEYDFFCIDENGLVIESNTEFDDLEDDELTQETQEADIKEADDKLINKEDNDPGKTSVEYVSDQNGPKTTEKGGSFWIGSAVSGWFGRNKQSNDEQQDEKNYLESFRSRKLVLDIGEDHTEENTNSGALGWIRGELTNAFGIEQKDSKAETQDSIEKPAKGSQQSSSWLSMGIDVLGLSKENDPIASKTEVESANEDTYMEDQSILNHDQSLDLVEDVQRHENNLDHIVHYEDHALEDARSEDGQTEGRGQTGWYGSIYNGISDLYSKEQSKNDEEDEDKDNVSKEEDSHGSSPNTDDSGKKESESNLQSIFSVSGLTSVFDNLNFPFQSDKVKEDMESDEKKTAREGDPGIHQEECVHEACLNFYTNTLISSQEAENNQITEEKSDIYDLKNTRNESDSEEQDQLENRIKQGQEVEDVQTTDQEIIQFDVWGASETKKTTSQLNSVLVPEENDDSEESQTDEGDFYQLAAFIGEVTINELTSIMEKVVSALPDDIRPGPDLYGLPWEAVVFTVFLGLFTLLLFSCRFIQSIKSRLYASKEKKMAQKVAELLDEKCKVLETISEVKQKYEKLEFTLQNSGMSAQAVEKDSLEESSQKLEQSNTQMKKEIERLQEELSHQNKARKQQEDQLAELEQTLRNLEEEAKERKSQLEQDNTTLKIHEINTERLQKNLQVAKEEHVMLLESKEQLVQEAEGWGERLSELEEEMKMCERSHAGMLEDCANKDERINSLTDCLLKMRDLDSEDEKSVDSSNNTSGTENGDRSDFHQKQKIQKLIEAAKMSADLKSMEEDKNRVFAKLTDEIKAKEDLQEGIQQLEEKKEMFESESARFSSESQKLQQKLQIMTEMYQENELKLHRLLTVEEKERLQKEEKLDKAGKKINLAAEELNTYRQRGKDLEEELERTSHAYKNQITSHEKKAHDNWLAARAADRDLADVKRENANIRQRLADAQFRLEILEKDPYAREDRPLFRGERSPYGPSPLGRPSSETRAFLSPPTLMDGPLRLSPQFVMGPGGRASRGVVERSSGRPDFEQSGAHSDSGSLSPSWDRDHRGPPGPTGHPLTDPGMPYRRPPPGPYPMGPLPPRPPLRPEPYFGDRSDSSFLRNSSAISENDNREGPHSLPGDMRMPPHQDTRMGPPQGPLLMGMPPLMDPRDPHFPHRGPYGPPEFFPPRGPGGPSIGMRGPLPPGMFPRVPQPLPQQMGYLPQRPPYDGFPPAPLPRPSPPGSEQPPGQSPSPHDVI from the exons ATGGCAGCTGTGGATGCAtcccttttgttttatgttatactCAGTGTTTTACACCAGGGTTTAGGTTTAATATCAGATTACAAAGTATGTGGAGACCCTGAATGTGCAA GTATGATGAGTCGTGTACAGGCACAAAGAGACCATATTACACAAGACTGCCGGTTTCTGAACTTCAAAAAAGGAGATATGATAACGGTTTATTACAAACTCCTAGGAAAAAGAAGTGATCTTTGGGCAGGAAGT ATAGACAAGCTGTTTGGATTATtccccaaaaatgctgtcaaagtTGATCAACGTTTTGTTAATGAGAAAATGGAAATCCAAGTGCCCACCCAG GAATATGACTTCTTCTGCATTGATGAAAATGGTTTAGTGATTGAGAGTAACACTGAATTTGATGATCTGGAAGATGATGAGCTGACTCAAGAAACCCAAGAGGCAGATATCAAAGAAGCTGATGATAAACTTATTAATAAAGAAGACAATGACCCTGGCAAGACTTCTGTTGAATATGTTTCTGATCAAAATGGCCCAAAGACAACAGAAAAAGGTGGGTCATTCTGGATAGGCTCTGCTGTTAGTGGATGGTTTGGCAGGAATAAACAAAGCAATGATGAACAACAAGATGAAAAAAATTACCTAGAATCCTTCAGAAGCAGAAAACTAGTCTTGGATATTGGAGAGGACCATACTGAGGAGAATACGAACTCTGGTGCGCTTGGTTGGATCAGGGGTGAACTGACCAATGCTTTTGGAATTGAACAAAAGGATTCAAAGGCTGAAACTCAGGACAGCATTGAGAAACCAGCTAAAGGTTCTCAGCAGTCTAGCTCCTGGCTGAGTATGGGTATCGATGTCTTGGGCCTTAGTAAGGAAAATGATCCAATAGCAAGTAAAACTGAAGTGGAGAGTGCAAACGAAGACACTTATATGGAAGACCAGAGCATTCTTAACCATGATCAGTCTTTGGATTTGGTTGAAGATGTGCAAAGACATGAAAACAACCTAGATCACATTGTGCATTATGAGGACCATGCCTTGGAGGACGCAAGATCAGAAGATGGACAAACAGAGGGGAGAGGACAGACAGGGTGGTATGGAAGTATCTACAATGGAATTTCAGACCTTTACAGCAAAGAGCAATCTAAAAATGATGAGGAAGATGAAGACAAAGACAATGTGTCCAAAGAAGAAGATAGCCATGGATCTTCTCCAAACACAGACGACAGTGGAAAAAAAGAGTCAGAATCAAACTTACAATCAATATTTTCAGTCAGTGGCCTCACATCAGTGTTTGATAACCTTAATTTTCCATTTCAGTCAGACAAAGTAAAGGAAGATATGGAAAGTGATGAGAAAAAAACAGCAAGGGAAGGAGATCCAG GGATCCACCAAGAAGAATGTGTCCACGAAGCATGTCTCAATTTTTATACAAATACACTAATCTCATCACAAGAGGctgaaaataatcaaattacAGAGGAAAAATCAGATATATATGACTTAAAAAATACAAGAAATGAGTCAGACTCTGAGGAGCAGGACCAATTGGAGAACAGAATTAAGCAGGGTCAAGAGGTGGAGGATGTTCAGACCACTGATCAGGAAATAATACAATTTGATGTCTGGGGAGCTTCAGAAACCAAGAAAACTACTTCCCAATTAAACAGTGTCCTAGTTCCTGAGGAGAATGATGATTCTGAAGAATCACAGACTG ATGAAGGGGATTTTTATCAGCTAGCAGCTTTTATTGGTGAAGTCACAATTAATGAACTTACTTCTATAATGGAAAAG GTTGTGTCAGCACTTCCTGATGACATCCGGCCTGGCCCGGACTTATATGGACTGCCATGGGAAGCTGTggttttcactgtgtttttaggttTATTCACTCTGCTTCTGTTCAGCTGCAGGTTCATTCAGTCC ATCAAAAGCAGACTATATGCAA GTAAAGAGAAGAAAATGGCACAGAAAGTGGCAGAACTGCTTGATGAAAAGTGCAAAGTGCTGGAGACAATAAGTGAGGTCAAGCAGAAG TATGAGAAACTGGAATTCACACTGCAGAACAGTGGCATGTCTGCTCAAGCAGTAGAAAAAGACAGTTTAGAG GAGTCATCACAGAAACTTGAACAATCAAATACCCAGATGAAAAAGGAAATTGAAAGGCTACAAGAAGAGCTGTCACACCAAAATAAAGCAAGAAAACAGCAAGAGGATCAG CTTGCTGAGTTAGAGCAGACCTTAAGGAATTTGGAAGAAGAAGCTAAAGAACGAAAATCACAATTAGAACAG GACAACACAACACTGAAGATCCATGAGATCAACACAGAGCGACTGCAGAAAAACCTGCAGGTGGCCAAAGAAGAGCATGTAATGTTGCTGGAGAGTAAAGAACAG CTGGTGCAGGAGGCTGAGGGCTGGGGGGAGCGTCTCAGTGAGTTGGAGGAGGAGATGAAGATGTGTGAAAGATCTCATGCTGGCATGCTGGAGGACTGTGCTAATAAAGATGAACGCATTAAT TCTCTGACAGATTGCCTTTTGAAGATGAGAGATTTGGATTCAGAGGATGAGAAGAGCGTTGACAGTAGTAATAACACTTCTGGAACAGAGAATGGAGACCGCTCAG ATTTCCATCAGAAACAGAAAATACAGAAACTTATTGAAGCGGCCAAG ATGAGTGCAGACTTGAAGTCCATGGAGGAGGACAAGAACAGAGTATTTGCCAAACTCACTGATGAAATAAAAGCCAAAGAAGATCTTCAAG AGGGGATCCAACAGCTTGAGGAGAAGAAGGAGATGTTTGAGTCAGAGAGTGCCAGATTCTCCAGTGAAAGCCAGAAACTCCAGCAGAAACTGCAGATCATGACTGAGATGTACCAGGAGAATGAACTTAAACTGCACAG ATTGTTAACGGTGGAGGAGAAGGAACGCTTGCAGAAAGAGGAGAAACTGGACAAGGCAGGAAAGAAGATCAATCTCGCTGCTGAGGAGCTCAACACTTACAG ACAAAGAGGCAAAGACCTGGAGGAGGAACTGGAGAGGACTTCACATGCTTACAAGAATCAG ATTACTTCACATGAGAAAAAGGCCCATGATAACTGG cTGGCTGCAAGAGCAGCGGATAGAGATCTAGCTGATGTGAAGAGAGAAAACGCCAATATCCGTCAGAG GCTGGCTGATGCACAGTTTAGGTTGGAGATACTTGAAAAGGATCCGTATGCACGAGAGGACAGGCCTCTTTTTAGAG GTGAGAGGTCTCCATATGGACCATCTCCTCTGGGCCGACCTTCCTCAGAAACTCGGGCATTCCTGTCCCCACCAACACTAATGGACGGCCCCCTTCGACTTTCACCACAGTTTGTCATGGGCCCTGGTGGCAGAG CATCCCGAGGTGTGGTAGAGCGCTCTAGTGGTAGGCCAGACTTTGAGCAGAGTGGTGCACACTCTGATAGTGGCTCACTGTCTCCCTCCTGGGACAGGGATCACAGGGGCCCTCCTGGTCCTACAG GTCACCCGCTCACAGATCCAGGTATGCCATACAGGAGACCCCCTCCAGGGCCGTACCCTATGGGCCCTTTGCCCCCTAGACCACCACTTCGTCCCGAGCCATACTTTGGTGACAGATCAG ATTCATCATTTTTGAGAAACAGCTCAGCTATCAGTGAGAATGATAACAGAGAA GGTCCTCACTCTTTGCCTGGTGACATGAGAATGCCCCCTCATCAAGATACAAGAATGGGGCCCCCTCAGGGCCCCCTTCTAATGGGAATGCCCCCACTGATGGACCCTAGGGACCCTCATTTCCCACATAGGGGCCCTTATGGACCTCCGGAGTTCTTTCCACCCCGTGGGCCCGGTGGTCCCTCCATAGGCA TGCGAGGGCCACTTCCCCCTGGAATGTTTCCCAGAGTTCCTCAACCGCTCCCTCAACAAATGGGCTATCTGCCACAGAGACCTCCATATGACGGTTTCCCTCCTGCACCGCTTCCCAGGCCCTCCCCACCAGGAAGTGAGCAGCCCCCAGGCCAGTCGCCCTCTCCACATGATGTTATCTGA